A part of Pseudomonas sp. HR96 genomic DNA contains:
- a CDS encoding organic hydroperoxide resistance protein, which yields MESLYIAEATATGGRDGRAISSDKVLDVQLSTPKALGGAGGPGTNPEQLFAAGYSACFIGALKFVAGQKKQAIPTDASITAKVGIGQIEGGFGLDIDLHISLPGLEQAAAQALVDAAHQVCPYSNATRNNVDVRLHVTV from the coding sequence ATGGAATCTCTCTACATCGCCGAAGCAACTGCAACCGGTGGCCGTGACGGTCGCGCCATTTCCAGTGACAAAGTCCTGGACGTCCAGCTGTCCACGCCCAAGGCCCTTGGCGGCGCGGGCGGCCCTGGTACCAACCCCGAGCAGCTGTTCGCGGCTGGCTACTCGGCCTGCTTCATCGGCGCCCTGAAGTTCGTTGCCGGCCAGAAGAAACAAGCCATCCCAACTGACGCCTCGATCACCGCCAAGGTCGGTATCGGCCAGATCGAAGGCGGCTTCGGCCTGGACATCGACCTGCACATCAGCCTGCCGGGCCTGGAGCAGGCTGCTGCCCAGGCGCTGGTCGACGCTGCTCACCAGGTATGCCCGTACTCCAACGCTACCCGTAACAACGTCGACGTACGCCTGCACGTAACTGTGTGA
- a CDS encoding MarR family transcriptional regulator, giving the protein MNTDRSLTDKSKSSCDNLLLDSQMCFALYSTSLLMTKVYKPLLQELGLTYPQYLTMMVLWEKDGLTVGEISTRLLTDPGSLTPLLKRLEVEGLLSRTRSRDDERVVIVELTEQGRTLRDKALHIPQCILDATGQSLERLQALQAELVQMRTHLQDTL; this is encoded by the coding sequence ACAAAAGCAAAAGCAGCTGCGATAACCTGCTGCTCGACAGTCAAATGTGTTTTGCGCTGTATTCCACCTCGTTGTTGATGACCAAGGTCTACAAGCCGCTGCTGCAGGAACTTGGCCTGACCTACCCGCAGTACCTGACGATGATGGTGCTGTGGGAAAAGGACGGCCTCACCGTCGGTGAAATCAGCACGCGCCTGCTCACCGACCCCGGCTCGTTGACACCCCTGCTCAAGCGCCTGGAAGTGGAAGGCCTGCTCAGCCGCACGCGCAGCCGCGACGACGAACGCGTGGTGATCGTCGAGTTGACCGAACAGGGCCGCACCCTGCGTGACAAGGCGTTGCATATTCCCCAGTGCATCCTCGACGCCACGGGCCAGTCGCTGGAGCGGCTGCAGGCGTTACAGGCGGAACTGGTGCAGATGCGCACACACCTGCAGGACACTCTTTAA
- the efp gene encoding elongation factor P, translating to MKTGKELKPGTVIKIDNDPWLVQKAEFTKSGRNSAIMKTKLKNLLTGYKTETVYSADDKLEDVILDRKEATLSFISGDSYTFMDTTDYTMYELNAEDIEAVLPFVEEGMTDVCEAVFFEDRLVSVELPTTIVRQVDYTEGSARGDTSGKVMKPAKLKNGTELSVADFIEIGDMIEIDTREGGSYKGRAK from the coding sequence ATGAAAACTGGTAAAGAGCTGAAACCCGGTACCGTGATCAAGATCGATAACGATCCGTGGTTGGTGCAAAAGGCAGAATTCACCAAATCGGGTCGCAACAGCGCGATCATGAAGACCAAGCTGAAGAATCTGCTGACCGGCTACAAGACCGAAACCGTCTACAGCGCCGACGACAAGCTGGAAGACGTGATCCTCGACCGCAAGGAAGCCACCCTGTCCTTCATCAGCGGTGACAGCTACACGTTCATGGACACCACCGACTACACCATGTACGAACTGAACGCTGAAGACATCGAAGCCGTTCTGCCATTCGTCGAAGAAGGCATGACCGACGTCTGCGAAGCTGTGTTCTTCGAAGACCGTCTGGTTTCCGTAGAGCTGCCGACCACCATCGTGCGTCAGGTCGACTACACCGAAGGCTCGGCTCGTGGCGACACTTCCGGCAAGGTCATGAAGCCTGCCAAACTGAAGAACGGCACCGAGCTGAGCGTGGCCGACTTCATCGAGATCGGCGACATGATCGAGATCGACACCCGCGAAGGTGGCTCCTACAAGGGCCGCGCCAAGTAA